In a genomic window of Verrucomicrobiia bacterium:
- a CDS encoding metalloregulator ArsR/SmtB family transcription factor — translation MAKRRKQPPLSDQALEIVAARFKALADPTRLRLLRALENGEKNVSQLVAATGGLQANVSKQLAALANAGMVGRRKAGLKVFYFIADETIFKLCALMCSRLQKEFDLKSSHFSG, via the coding sequence GTGGCTAAACGACGGAAACAACCACCCTTGTCGGATCAAGCCTTGGAGATAGTGGCGGCGCGTTTCAAAGCTCTGGCGGACCCGACGCGGCTTCGCTTATTGCGCGCTTTGGAAAACGGCGAGAAAAATGTGTCCCAATTGGTCGCCGCGACGGGAGGGCTCCAGGCGAATGTCTCTAAACAGCTTGCAGCGTTGGCCAACGCCGGAATGGTGGGGCGGCGCAAAGCGGGCTTGAAAGTGTTTTACTTCATCGCCGACGAGACCATTTTCAAGCTTTGCGCGCTCATGTGTTCCCGGCTCCAGAAGGAGTTCGATCTCAAATCGTCTCACTTTTCAGGTTAA
- a CDS encoding Rieske (2Fe-2S) protein, with amino-acid sequence MNLNRREFLMLTTIVVTGCQAVEHNNSSSGAQRVVNAGPVGSFAANGVYAAFRAQGFFIVRQGEKLIALSAICTHKKCKLNAEPDRSFYCPCHGSTFDPNGHVTEGPAKRDLTAYAIAVNESGQLLVTVQSLLHETVGHRPH; translated from the coding sequence ATGAACCTAAACCGGCGCGAGTTTCTAATGTTGACGACGATAGTAGTCACCGGCTGCCAAGCTGTGGAACACAATAATAGTTCCTCTGGGGCCCAACGAGTGGTGAACGCAGGGCCGGTTGGCAGCTTTGCCGCTAACGGTGTGTATGCCGCCTTCCGTGCCCAGGGATTCTTCATTGTCCGGCAAGGCGAAAAACTGATCGCCCTCTCGGCCATTTGCACCCACAAGAAATGCAAACTCAACGCGGAGCCGGACCGTTCGTTTTACTGTCCATGCCACGGGTCAACTTTTGACCCCAACGGCCATGTGACTGAAGGCCCGGCGAAGCGCGATTTGACTGCTTACGCCATTGCCGTGAACGAAAGTGGACAGTTGTTGGTAACAGTCCAGTCGCTGCTTCATGAAACTGTCGGGCACAGGCCCCATTGA
- a CDS encoding response regulator, producing the protein MLPFDEKTGRCCEDLSGKTELLVAEDDQDLAQDLKETLEGLDYTVLEVARSAEQTVVLAEKHRPDLVLMDIQLSGEMDGIQAAEQLRAFQIPVIYVTGYCDGSVLERAQQTEPCGYILKPYKTSDIKIAVRMGLYRHQAEQSRQQLLKRFQGVLSSVKTLTGRLSICCYCKKIKDRAGDWPEVETYIMQHTNASFTHGMCPDCFASVKRKLEAIEENNAAEGPLVLG; encoded by the coding sequence GTGCTGCCTTTCGATGAAAAAACGGGGCGCTGCTGCGAGGATCTTTCGGGCAAGACAGAGCTTCTTGTCGCCGAAGACGACCAAGACCTGGCCCAGGACCTGAAAGAAACGCTGGAAGGTCTCGATTACACAGTGCTTGAAGTGGCGCGGTCAGCGGAACAGACCGTGGTTCTCGCCGAAAAACACAGGCCGGATTTGGTGCTCATGGACATTCAACTATCGGGCGAGATGGATGGCATACAGGCTGCCGAGCAACTTCGTGCATTTCAAATCCCGGTGATTTACGTCACCGGCTATTGCGACGGCTCCGTGCTGGAGCGAGCCCAGCAAACCGAACCATGCGGTTACATCCTCAAACCCTACAAAACGTCCGATATCAAAATCGCTGTCCGGATGGGCCTCTACAGGCATCAGGCCGAACAATCGAGACAACAACTGCTCAAGCGGTTCCAGGGCGTGCTGTCCAGCGTTAAGACACTGACGGGACGACTGTCGATTTGCTGTTACTGCAAGAAGATCAAAGACCGGGCGGGCGACTGGCCGGAGGTGGAAACGTACATCATGCAGCATACCAATGCGTCCTTCACGCACGGGATGTGCCCTGACTGCTTTGCCAGTGTTAAAAGGAAGCTAGAAGCCATCGAGGAGAATAACGCAGCGGAAGGTCCGCTTGTTTTAGGCTGA
- a CDS encoding DsrE/DsrF/DrsH-like family protein: MANNDKIKKVSIIVSRGSLDGVYPGLIMANGARMEGIEANLFFTFFGLYAVLKKYMGSIKIATVGNPAMRVPDAKGFPLPSFMGAIPGVSAFATSMMNKEMAKLDIPPIPEFVEMIHDAGGKLYACKATVDMFHLTKDDFCPQVERVLTVGDFYELATGGQIIFT; encoded by the coding sequence ATGGCAAACAACGATAAAATCAAGAAAGTATCCATCATCGTTTCGCGCGGTTCGCTCGACGGGGTGTATCCCGGCCTGATCATGGCCAACGGCGCGCGTATGGAGGGCATCGAAGCGAACCTGTTCTTCACTTTCTTTGGCCTGTACGCGGTGCTCAAAAAGTATATGGGCAGCATTAAGATTGCTACCGTCGGCAACCCCGCGATGCGCGTGCCGGACGCCAAAGGGTTCCCCTTGCCCTCTTTTATGGGAGCTATCCCCGGTGTGTCGGCGTTCGCTACTTCGATGATGAACAAGGAAATGGCCAAACTGGACATCCCCCCCATCCCCGAGTTCGTTGAGATGATCCACGACGCGGGCGGCAAACTCTACGCCTGCAAGGCTACGGTGGATATGTTCCACTTGACCAAGGACGACTTTTGCCCGCAGGTTGAACGTGTCCTCACCGTCGGTGATTTCTACGAACTCGCAACGGGCGGCCAGATCATCTTCACTTAA
- a CDS encoding TusE/DsrC/DsvC family sulfur relay protein translates to MPQKAINGATIDVNDEGYLTNHAQWNRQIAVALAQEVGITLTEAHWKVLDFIDKDFKEKGGVPGMRRMNKVGNIPTKELYTLFPDGPIKKAARISGYPKPASCV, encoded by the coding sequence ATGCCACAGAAAGCAATTAACGGCGCGACCATCGATGTAAACGACGAGGGCTACCTGACCAATCACGCGCAGTGGAACCGCCAAATCGCGGTTGCCCTGGCGCAGGAGGTCGGTATTACGCTGACCGAGGCCCATTGGAAGGTCCTGGATTTCATTGACAAAGATTTCAAGGAGAAGGGGGGCGTGCCGGGGATGCGCCGCATGAACAAGGTGGGCAACATCCCCACTAAAGAGCTTTACACGCTCTTCCCCGACGGGCCGATCAAGAAAGCGGCCAGGATCTCGGGTTATCCCAAACCGGCCAGTTGTGTTTAA